Proteins found in one Fulvitalea axinellae genomic segment:
- the lpdA gene encoding dihydrolipoyl dehydrogenase, giving the protein MSAKYDLIVIGSGPGGYVAAIRASQLGFKTAVVEKAELGGICLNWGCIPTKALLKSAQVFEYINHAQDYGVTVGDAKADFGAMVKRSRGVAGKMSQGITFLMKKNNIDVLKGFGKLKTGKKVEVTAEDGTVTEYGADHIILATGARARELPALPIDGKKIIGYRQAMSLEKQPESMVVVGSGAIGIEFAHFYSTIGTQVTVVEYMPNIVPVEDEEVSKALERSFKKRKVKIKTNAEVTSVDTSGEKCVVTVKTKKGEETIEADVVLSAVGVSTNIEGIGLEDVGVMTDRGKVIVDDYYKTNIPGVYAIGDIVKGPALAHVSSAEAIICVEKIKGMTPEPLDYGNIPGCTYCSPEIASVGMTEKAAKEAGYELKVGKFPFSASGKATAAGHNEGFVKVIYDAKYGELLGAHMIGANVTEMIAEIVVARKLETTAHEILSAVHPHPTLSEAVKDATEDAYDEAIHL; this is encoded by the coding sequence AGTGGCCCCGGTGGCTACGTTGCCGCAATCCGCGCCTCACAGCTTGGCTTTAAGACAGCGGTAGTGGAGAAAGCCGAACTCGGCGGTATTTGCCTGAACTGGGGCTGTATCCCGACCAAAGCCCTGCTCAAAAGCGCTCAAGTATTCGAGTACATTAACCACGCGCAAGATTACGGAGTAACGGTAGGCGACGCCAAAGCCGATTTCGGGGCGATGGTGAAGCGTAGCCGCGGTGTGGCCGGCAAAATGAGCCAGGGCATCACCTTCTTGATGAAGAAAAACAATATCGACGTACTCAAAGGTTTCGGCAAACTGAAAACCGGTAAAAAGGTGGAAGTGACCGCCGAAGACGGAACAGTAACGGAGTACGGCGCAGACCATATCATCTTGGCCACCGGAGCCCGCGCCCGCGAGTTGCCGGCATTGCCTATCGACGGAAAGAAAATCATCGGCTACCGCCAAGCGATGTCTTTGGAAAAGCAACCTGAATCGATGGTGGTTGTGGGGTCAGGCGCTATCGGAATCGAGTTCGCCCATTTCTACAGCACAATCGGCACGCAGGTGACGGTAGTGGAATATATGCCGAACATCGTACCGGTAGAGGACGAGGAAGTTTCTAAAGCATTGGAACGTTCGTTCAAAAAGCGTAAGGTTAAGATCAAGACCAACGCCGAGGTTACGTCGGTTGACACTTCGGGCGAGAAGTGCGTAGTGACCGTAAAAACCAAGAAAGGCGAAGAGACTATCGAGGCGGACGTTGTATTGTCGGCCGTTGGCGTATCTACCAACATCGAGGGCATCGGCCTTGAGGACGTTGGTGTAATGACCGACCGCGGCAAAGTGATCGTTGACGATTACTACAAGACGAACATCCCGGGCGTTTACGCTATCGGCGATATCGTAAAAGGGCCTGCTTTGGCTCACGTTTCTTCAGCGGAAGCCATCATCTGCGTTGAGAAGATCAAGGGCATGACTCCCGAGCCTTTGGACTACGGCAACATCCCTGGCTGTACTTACTGCTCTCCGGAGATCGCTTCGGTAGGTATGACCGAGAAAGCCGCCAAAGAGGCCGGTTACGAATTGAAAGTGGGCAAATTCCCATTCTCAGCTTCGGGCAAAGCCACCGCCGCCGGGCACAACGAAGGTTTCGTAAAAGTAATTTACGACGCCAAGTACGGCGAGCTTTTGGGCGCTCATATGATCGGAGCCAATGTTACGGAAATGATCGCCGAGATCGTAGTGGCCCGCAAGCTGGAGACTACGGCTCACGAAATCCTCTCGGCCGTTCACCCGCACCCGACCCTGTCGGAGGCAGTGAAAGACGCCACTGAGGACGCTTACGACGAAGCAATTCACTTGTAA
- a CDS encoding MFS transporter, whose protein sequence is MKRPNPKKTALFVITYAIFIDTLIYSLIVPLLPDIATKFSLSTAQVNGLYVIYAAALIIFTPIAGFLSNKLGKRPVMLAGLAGMAFSSLLFAFVEGYPELMLARALQGISATVSWTAGLALISDYFPSEERGRATGIVYSGMSAGMLAGPPLAGFVYDHFGFEAPFIIAATLAVSDLLIRMFLLKDQKQEAPQKFSYRPLFRPDILGYLALIVVGSSMATVIEPVLPFFMRAKLGYSATQIGFAFGWLTVVTGIFYNISGRIADKRNKPRMIFGNLALTLISFSLLASVANTWVLLLILNAFGVFFSFFFVPILPHISSISEKYNANPAAVYAAFNLAYSSGMLFGPLSVFPLKELSTDATFPALAFLYSLAFLGISVFCFVIPKRKQVLASRAEKLGK, encoded by the coding sequence ATGAAAAGGCCAAACCCGAAAAAGACGGCGCTATTCGTCATCACTTACGCCATTTTCATCGATACGCTTATTTATAGTCTTATCGTTCCGCTTTTGCCGGATATCGCTACGAAGTTTAGTCTAAGCACAGCCCAAGTAAACGGACTTTACGTTATCTACGCCGCCGCCCTGATTATTTTCACTCCTATCGCGGGCTTCCTTTCCAACAAACTTGGCAAACGCCCAGTTATGCTGGCCGGACTGGCAGGCATGGCTTTCAGCTCATTGCTTTTCGCTTTTGTGGAAGGTTATCCCGAACTTATGTTAGCCCGGGCACTACAAGGCATTTCGGCCACGGTTTCGTGGACAGCGGGCTTGGCACTTATTTCCGATTATTTCCCCTCCGAGGAACGTGGGCGGGCTACGGGAATCGTTTATTCGGGAATGTCAGCTGGTATGTTGGCGGGGCCTCCTCTTGCCGGATTCGTTTATGACCATTTCGGTTTCGAAGCTCCATTTATTATCGCCGCCACTTTGGCCGTCAGCGATTTGCTCATTAGAATGTTCTTGCTAAAAGACCAAAAGCAGGAGGCTCCCCAAAAATTCAGTTACCGCCCCCTTTTCCGTCCGGATATTCTCGGATATCTGGCCCTTATAGTCGTCGGTTCCAGTATGGCGACGGTAATAGAACCCGTTTTGCCGTTTTTTATGAGAGCCAAACTCGGCTATAGCGCTACTCAGATAGGTTTCGCTTTCGGCTGGCTAACCGTCGTCACTGGAATTTTCTACAATATCAGCGGAAGAATAGCCGACAAGCGCAATAAGCCAAGGATGATTTTCGGCAATTTGGCCTTAACCCTCATCTCTTTCAGCCTTTTGGCCAGCGTGGCCAATACTTGGGTTCTATTACTCATCCTAAACGCTTTCGGAGTGTTTTTCAGTTTTTTCTTTGTCCCGATTCTCCCCCATATCAGCTCTATTTCTGAAAAATACAACGCCAACCCCGCCGCCGTTTACGCGGCTTTTAATTTGGCATACTCATCAGGTATGCTTTTCGGCCCATTAAGCGTATTTCCATTAAAAGAACTTTCCACCGACGCCACATTTCCCGCTCTCGCTTTTCTTTACTCTTTAGCCTTTTTAGGAATCAGCGTCTTCTGCTTTGTTATTCCAAAAAGAAAACAAGTATTGGCGTCCAGAGCCGAAAAATTGGGCAAATAA
- a CDS encoding RNA polymerase sigma factor — protein MTGIEFSNNINKLSSSLRPFALRLTKDPEEANDLLQETVLKAFNNRDKFAAGTNLKAWLYTIMKNTFITNYQRMVRRNTFIDTTDNLHYINSSGNITENMAYSGFAITDIKKAIAKLEDNYRIPFLMHFRGFKYHEIADKLEIPIGTVKNRIHIARKELKFMLKNYEMK, from the coding sequence ATGACCGGAATAGAATTCAGCAACAACATCAACAAGCTGTCTTCATCGCTCAGACCCTTTGCCTTGCGATTGACCAAGGACCCGGAAGAGGCGAACGATTTATTGCAAGAGACGGTATTGAAGGCGTTTAACAACCGGGACAAGTTCGCTGCCGGAACTAACCTGAAGGCCTGGCTTTACACCATCATGAAGAACACCTTCATCACCAACTATCAGAGAATGGTGCGGAGAAACACTTTTATAGATACGACCGACAATCTCCACTATATCAACTCTTCGGGTAATATCACGGAAAACATGGCCTATTCGGGCTTTGCCATTACGGATATCAAAAAGGCCATCGCCAAGTTGGAAGACAATTACCGCATACCTTTCCTAATGCACTTTCGGGGATTTAAATATCATGAGATCGCCGATAAGCTGGAGATCCCGATAGGGACAGTGAAGAACAGAATCCACATCGCCAGAAAGGAATTGAAGTTTATGCTTAAAAACTACGAGATGAAATAA
- a CDS encoding AraC family transcriptional regulator produces MKKPLLFKIPSSDKESFKVVFDDQPYFYDPLHFHPELQLTYIMEGSGTFFIGDHIQNFKAGDVILIGSNLTHVFRNDKVYYEEGSDLRAKAVSFFFTEESFGTDFFSLPECYRIKKLLERSSRGVQVRGETRRKVASMMRKVKEYDGFRRLLFFLEILSCIALSDEVEYLSSVGYTRYLREADSRKINDVFEYVLTNFPYQVKLQEVAEIANMSVTSFCRYFKLRTRKTFSLFLNEIRVGHACKLLKSNKHNVSEICYECGFNNISNFNRQFKAITGYTPTEFKRRYSV; encoded by the coding sequence ATGAAAAAACCATTACTCTTTAAGATTCCGAGTTCCGACAAGGAATCGTTTAAGGTTGTGTTCGACGACCAACCTTATTTTTACGACCCTCTGCATTTCCACCCGGAACTGCAACTTACCTACATAATGGAGGGGAGCGGGACCTTCTTTATCGGCGACCATATTCAGAATTTCAAGGCCGGTGACGTGATCCTAATAGGATCGAATTTGACTCACGTATTTCGTAACGACAAAGTATACTATGAGGAAGGATCAGACCTGCGGGCAAAGGCAGTTTCCTTCTTCTTTACGGAGGAATCATTCGGGACGGACTTCTTCTCATTGCCCGAATGCTACAGGATAAAGAAGCTGTTGGAGCGATCGTCTCGCGGGGTTCAGGTGCGGGGAGAGACCCGGAGGAAAGTAGCCTCCATGATGAGGAAGGTGAAGGAGTATGACGGTTTCCGCAGATTATTGTTTTTTCTGGAAATACTGTCCTGTATAGCACTTTCCGATGAAGTGGAATATTTGTCGAGCGTTGGCTATACCCGTTATCTGCGCGAGGCTGACAGCCGAAAAATCAACGATGTTTTCGAATATGTGCTGACCAATTTTCCATATCAGGTGAAGTTGCAGGAAGTGGCGGAAATCGCCAATATGAGCGTAACGTCGTTTTGCCGTTATTTTAAGCTGAGGACAAGGAAAACCTTTTCGCTGTTTTTGAATGAAATACGGGTAGGCCACGCCTGTAAACTTCTGAAAAGTAATAAGCATAACGTTTCGGAAATCTGCTACGAGTGTGGGTTTAATAACATATCGAACTTTAACCGCCAATTCAAGGCTATAACCGGCTATACCCCCACTGAATTTAAAAGAAGATACAGCGTCTAA
- a CDS encoding dihydrodipicolinate synthase family protein, with translation MHWNGVYPAVTTKFTTDDQLDLDMFRTNLDAQVEAGVDGIILGGTLGEASTLTEEEKATLIRETVKHVEGKIPVIINIAEQSTSEAIRAAANAKANGASGLMILPPMRYLADDRETVEYFKAIANSTELPIMIYNNPVDYKITVTLDMFAELAECPNIQAVKESTRDISNVTRMRNRFGDRFKILCGVDTLALETLCVGADGWVAGLVCAFPKETVTIFNLQKTGRLQEALDIYRWFLPLLELDIHPKLVHYIKLAETALGLGTEHVRAPRLPLVGEERARVQEIIDNGIANRPELPEVESVTAAFA, from the coding sequence ATTCACTGGAACGGAGTTTACCCTGCTGTTACCACAAAATTCACCACAGACGATCAGCTGGATTTGGATATGTTCAGAACCAACCTCGACGCCCAAGTTGAAGCTGGCGTGGACGGCATTATCCTGGGCGGAACCCTTGGCGAAGCCAGCACCCTTACCGAAGAGGAAAAAGCCACCCTTATCAGGGAAACCGTAAAGCATGTGGAAGGCAAGATTCCCGTAATTATCAATATCGCCGAGCAGTCGACTTCGGAAGCAATACGCGCCGCCGCAAACGCAAAAGCCAACGGGGCCTCAGGTTTAATGATCCTCCCTCCGATGCGTTATTTGGCCGATGACAGAGAAACCGTGGAATACTTCAAAGCCATAGCCAACAGCACCGAACTGCCGATCATGATATACAACAACCCGGTAGATTACAAAATCACGGTAACGCTCGACATGTTCGCCGAACTGGCCGAATGCCCGAATATCCAAGCGGTAAAAGAGTCGACTCGTGACATCTCCAACGTGACACGGATGCGTAACCGCTTTGGTGATCGATTCAAAATTCTTTGCGGAGTTGACACTTTGGCCTTGGAGACTTTATGTGTGGGCGCCGACGGGTGGGTAGCCGGACTCGTATGCGCATTCCCGAAAGAAACCGTCACGATCTTCAACCTTCAGAAAACAGGACGCCTTCAAGAGGCTCTCGATATCTACCGCTGGTTCCTCCCTCTTCTGGAACTCGACATCCATCCGAAACTTGTGCATTATATCAAATTGGCGGAAACAGCCTTGGGACTCGGCACAGAGCACGTCCGCGCACCGCGCCTTCCGCTTGTTGGGGAAGAGAGAGCAAGAGTGCAGGAAATCATCGACAATGGAATCGCCAATCGCCCCGAGCTTCCTGAAGTTGAGTCCGTAACAGCCGCCTTCGCATAA
- a CDS encoding aldehyde dehydrogenase (NADP(+)) codes for MEIINASKNIFRSPSEETLEKLMRDSFLASEELKNLSGERKADFLVAIGEEILALGDNLVNAAMNESGLPEGRIVGERGRTVGQLNLFADLIREGSWVDATIDTAIPDRQPLPKADLRKMLRPLGVVAVFGASNFPLAFSTAGGDTASALAGGNSVVMKAHEGHPETSDWVALAIQKAAERTGMPENAFTLVHGSGATVGQAIVKHPICKAVGFTGSEYAGRILFDLAAQRKEPIPVFAEMGSINPVLILPEALEENAEDWAKTYAGSITLGVGQFCTNPGLLLIKDGEKANLFAYNLAKAISDIAPAKMLNGKVKNGYDASLANALEQKGITVIGESSTKANNANIEGAPTVASVDARTFIANPELHKEVFGPYSLLVRYTGEDELLEAIEALSGQLTATVIGSEPSLEKYSQAIDALLARTGRIIFNGVPTGVEVCPSMHHGGPYPASTDSRFTSVGTDAIKRFARPVSYQSWPQSLLPDELKDENPLNIWRLVNNSLSTEKIN; via the coding sequence ATGGAAATCATCAACGCCTCAAAGAACATCTTCCGTTCGCCTTCCGAGGAGACCCTCGAAAAGTTGATGCGGGACAGCTTTCTGGCTTCCGAAGAGCTCAAGAACCTTTCGGGAGAGCGGAAAGCGGACTTCCTTGTCGCTATCGGCGAGGAAATCCTAGCCCTCGGCGATAACCTCGTTAACGCCGCAATGAACGAATCCGGCTTACCGGAAGGCCGTATCGTCGGCGAACGCGGGCGTACCGTCGGGCAGCTCAACCTGTTCGCCGACCTCATCCGCGAAGGCTCGTGGGTAGACGCCACCATCGATACCGCCATCCCTGACCGTCAGCCTCTGCCAAAAGCCGACCTGCGCAAAATGCTCCGTCCGCTGGGCGTTGTAGCCGTTTTCGGCGCCAGCAATTTCCCCTTGGCTTTCTCTACCGCCGGTGGCGACACCGCTTCGGCCCTTGCCGGAGGAAACAGTGTGGTAATGAAAGCCCACGAAGGCCACCCGGAAACCAGCGATTGGGTAGCCCTAGCGATCCAGAAAGCCGCCGAAAGGACCGGAATGCCTGAAAACGCCTTTACCTTGGTTCACGGCTCCGGCGCTACGGTAGGCCAAGCCATCGTAAAGCACCCGATCTGCAAAGCCGTTGGATTCACGGGCTCTGAATACGCCGGACGCATACTATTCGATCTCGCCGCCCAACGCAAAGAACCTATTCCCGTTTTCGCCGAAATGGGAAGCATCAATCCTGTACTCATCCTTCCCGAAGCTTTGGAAGAAAACGCCGAAGACTGGGCAAAAACCTACGCCGGATCAATCACGCTCGGCGTTGGCCAATTCTGCACCAACCCCGGTCTTTTACTGATCAAAGACGGAGAAAAAGCCAACCTGTTCGCCTATAATCTGGCCAAAGCCATTTCCGACATTGCGCCAGCGAAAATGCTAAACGGCAAAGTCAAAAACGGCTATGACGCTTCATTGGCGAACGCTTTGGAACAAAAAGGAATCACGGTTATCGGAGAATCTTCGACAAAAGCCAATAACGCTAACATCGAAGGCGCACCAACCGTAGCCAGCGTCGACGCCCGTACGTTTATCGCCAATCCGGAATTGCACAAGGAAGTGTTCGGGCCTTACTCGTTGCTCGTTCGCTACACCGGCGAAGACGAATTGCTCGAAGCCATCGAAGCGCTTTCCGGCCAATTGACCGCCACGGTAATCGGGTCTGAGCCATCGCTGGAAAAATACAGCCAGGCTATCGACGCCCTATTGGCCCGCACCGGACGAATCATCTTTAACGGAGTACCAACCGGCGTAGAAGTTTGCCCTTCTATGCATCACGGAGGCCCATACCCGGCTTCTACCGACTCCAGATTCACATCGGTCGGCACCGACGCCATCAAGCGCTTCGCCCGCCCGGTCTCTTACCAGAGCTGGCCGCAAAGCCTGTTGCCCGACGAGCTCAAAGACGAAAACCCGCTAAACATCTGGCGCTTGGTCAACAACTCGTTGAGCACCGAAAAGATCAACTGA
- a CDS encoding ornithine cyclodeaminase family protein, whose product MRFISKEEISPLLDFPSLIDRLEQAFQGNYTIPQRHHHDYDNPNADRESTLLLMPAWEAGKHVGVKIVTVSPENGKHDLPAIQGLYLLMDGDTGTPKALCDAKTLTVKRTAAASALASRFLSAPDSKHLLMVGTGALAPELIKAHSAARPIEKVTLWGRTPEKAKQLAEELVADNALEHITFSIAENLESAVAEADIISCATLSQTPLISGKWLRPGQHLDLVGAYRPDMREADDDCILRSEVYVDTYAGATKECGDIRIPLEEGTLKLEEIRADLFELCKKEKTASRTAETITMFKSVGHALEDLTAAQLIDERLPQLNEA is encoded by the coding sequence ATGCGTTTTATCTCCAAAGAGGAAATCAGTCCGTTATTGGACTTCCCTAGCCTGATCGACAGGCTGGAACAAGCTTTCCAAGGCAACTACACCATTCCGCAACGGCATCACCACGACTACGACAACCCCAACGCCGACAGGGAATCTACCCTGTTGCTAATGCCCGCTTGGGAAGCCGGCAAGCACGTCGGGGTGAAAATCGTTACCGTCTCACCAGAAAACGGAAAGCATGACCTGCCGGCAATCCAAGGCCTATACCTGCTTATGGATGGCGACACCGGAACCCCGAAAGCCCTCTGCGACGCAAAAACGCTAACTGTAAAACGCACCGCGGCCGCTTCGGCCCTGGCCTCAAGATTCCTTTCCGCCCCCGACAGCAAACACCTGCTTATGGTAGGCACGGGAGCCTTGGCGCCCGAGCTGATAAAAGCCCACTCGGCCGCCAGACCTATCGAAAAAGTAACGCTTTGGGGAAGAACCCCTGAAAAGGCGAAACAACTCGCCGAAGAACTTGTAGCCGACAACGCCCTCGAACACATCACATTTTCCATTGCCGAAAATCTGGAAAGCGCGGTTGCCGAAGCCGATATCATCAGTTGCGCCACATTGAGCCAAACTCCGTTAATTTCCGGAAAATGGCTCCGCCCGGGCCAACACCTCGACTTGGTTGGCGCCTATCGCCCCGATATGCGCGAGGCCGACGACGATTGCATCCTCCGTTCCGAAGTTTATGTGGACACGTACGCCGGAGCCACAAAAGAATGCGGCGATATCCGGATTCCGCTTGAGGAAGGCACACTGAAACTCGAAGAAATCCGCGCCGACCTGTTCGAGCTCTGCAAAAAAGAAAAAACAGCCAGCCGTACCGCCGAAACCATCACCATGTTCAAATCTGTCGGACATGCTTTGGAAGACCTCACCGCCGCGCAGTTAATTGACGAAAGGCTCCCGCAACTCAACGAAGCCTAA
- a CDS encoding 4-hydroxyproline epimerase, with translation MPKKTFFCVDAHTCGNPVRVVAGGGPDLKGDNMLEKRKHFLEEYDWIRTGLMFEPRGHDMMSGSILYPPHDEANDVAVLFIETSGCLPMCGHGTIGTITIAVEEGLITPKVPGKIRMETPAGLVLVEYTQVGNKVKSVKLTNVPAFLYKENLEVESPDLGMLTVDVAYGGNFYAIVDPQKNFSGIQDFTASQLAQYSPEIRKRLNEKYEFVHPEDSRINGLSHLLWTGDTLSDEADARNAVFYGDKAIDRSPCGTGTSARMAQWVAKGKLKKGDTFVHESVIGSKFVGKVEDTLIVEAKQKGSESKNALNSAESTGISIDGGKDDQLTLESYPAIIPSIEGWARVTGYNNIFIDPEDDPYAHGFQVI, from the coding sequence ATGCCTAAAAAAACATTCTTTTGCGTAGACGCCCACACCTGCGGCAATCCCGTACGCGTCGTTGCCGGCGGTGGTCCTGACCTTAAGGGTGACAATATGCTTGAGAAGCGCAAGCATTTCCTCGAAGAATACGACTGGATCCGTACCGGCCTGATGTTCGAGCCACGCGGCCATGACATGATGTCCGGAAGTATCCTTTACCCGCCACACGACGAAGCCAACGACGTAGCCGTCCTTTTCATCGAAACCAGCGGTTGCCTGCCTATGTGTGGTCACGGTACTATCGGCACAATCACCATCGCCGTAGAGGAAGGTTTGATCACCCCGAAAGTTCCCGGTAAAATTCGCATGGAAACTCCCGCCGGGCTTGTGCTGGTGGAATATACCCAAGTAGGAAACAAGGTAAAATCGGTCAAACTGACCAACGTTCCCGCTTTTCTTTACAAGGAAAACCTTGAAGTGGAAAGTCCTGATCTCGGCATGTTGACAGTGGACGTAGCCTATGGCGGGAACTTCTACGCCATTGTTGATCCGCAAAAAAACTTCTCCGGAATCCAAGACTTCACCGCATCACAGCTGGCGCAATACAGCCCGGAAATACGCAAACGCCTGAACGAGAAATACGAGTTCGTCCATCCGGAAGACTCCCGCATCAACGGCCTGAGCCACCTTCTCTGGACTGGCGACACACTCTCGGACGAAGCCGACGCCCGAAACGCGGTTTTCTACGGTGACAAAGCCATCGACCGCTCACCTTGCGGTACAGGCACTTCAGCCCGGATGGCCCAATGGGTGGCCAAAGGCAAGCTCAAAAAAGGCGATACCTTCGTTCACGAATCCGTAATCGGCAGCAAGTTCGTCGGAAAAGTCGAAGACACGCTCATAGTAGAGGCCAAACAAAAAGGAAGCGAAAGTAAAAACGCGCTCAACTCGGCCGAATCAACCGGAATCAGCATCGACGGTGGCAAAGACGACCAACTTACCTTGGAAAGCTACCCCGCCATTATCCCGAGTATCGAAGGTTGGGCAAGAGTGACCGGATACAATAACATTTTCATCGATCCGGAAGACGATCCATACGCCCACGGTTTTCAGGTAATTTAA
- a CDS encoding NAD(P)/FAD-dependent oxidoreductase yields MPETIQKKIVIVGGGIVGLCAAYYLRQDGHQVTILEKEEKTGQACSAGNAGMIVPSHFIPLAAPGVIAKGIKWMFSPESPFSIKPSLDSELISWLWKFYRSANDGHVRSSAGILKDLNLMSRSLFAEFAQSDDIDFSFGEKGLLMLYNTAKAQQEETETAKMAEKIGIQADMLDAKQVQELEPGIKVNVRGGVHYVKDAHIDPVEFCDALEDFLKSKGVEIVNGAEVKTFGQVNGQIKHLTTQNGERHEADEFVLAAGAFSTTLLQGLNASIPMIAGKGYSVTVPNLEQRPSVPSIFCEAKVAVTPMGDNLRIGGTMELTGRNLSVRKAKVRGILKSIPDYYPDMPAGNMGKLPVWSGLRPCSPDGLPYIGRFQNHQNMIAATGHAMMGVSLGPVTGKLVADIVSGKEPSLPLAQLSPDRYN; encoded by the coding sequence ATGCCCGAAACTATACAGAAGAAAATCGTTATCGTTGGCGGAGGAATAGTCGGTCTGTGCGCCGCCTACTATCTCCGTCAAGACGGTCACCAAGTCACTATTCTCGAAAAAGAGGAAAAAACCGGGCAAGCCTGTTCAGCGGGCAACGCCGGCATGATCGTTCCGAGTCATTTCATACCGTTAGCCGCTCCGGGCGTAATCGCCAAAGGCATCAAATGGATGTTCAGCCCGGAAAGTCCGTTCAGCATAAAACCATCGCTGGACAGCGAGCTGATTTCTTGGCTCTGGAAATTCTATCGCTCAGCTAATGATGGTCATGTCCGTTCGTCAGCCGGCATACTCAAGGACCTGAACCTGATGAGCCGGTCCCTCTTCGCCGAATTCGCTCAAAGTGACGATATCGATTTTTCTTTTGGAGAAAAAGGGCTATTAATGCTTTACAATACCGCCAAGGCTCAGCAAGAAGAAACCGAAACGGCGAAAATGGCCGAAAAAATCGGAATCCAAGCTGATATGCTTGACGCCAAACAAGTACAGGAACTCGAACCCGGCATCAAGGTCAACGTCCGCGGGGGCGTCCACTACGTCAAAGACGCGCACATAGATCCTGTGGAATTCTGCGACGCTTTGGAGGATTTTCTCAAAAGCAAAGGCGTGGAAATAGTCAACGGAGCGGAAGTGAAAACCTTCGGACAGGTAAACGGGCAAATCAAACACCTCACGACCCAAAACGGCGAACGCCACGAAGCCGACGAGTTCGTTTTGGCCGCCGGAGCTTTTTCCACTACGCTTCTGCAAGGCCTCAACGCCAGCATTCCAATGATAGCTGGGAAAGGCTACAGCGTCACGGTACCCAACCTTGAGCAAAGACCGTCCGTACCTTCCATCTTCTGCGAGGCGAAAGTCGCCGTCACTCCAATGGGCGACAACCTACGCATAGGCGGAACCATGGAACTCACTGGCCGGAACCTTTCGGTACGCAAGGCAAAAGTGAGAGGTATCCTCAAGTCCATTCCGGACTACTACCCGGATATGCCTGCCGGAAATATGGGAAAACTGCCCGTTTGGAGCGGTCTGCGCCCTTGCTCTCCCGATGGACTTCCGTATATCGGACGCTTCCAGAATCACCAGAATATGATAGCCGCCACGGGCCACGCCATGATGGGCGTCAGTCTGGGACCGGTCACCGGCAAGCTGGTAGCGGATATTGTTTCCGGCAAGGAACCGAGCCTTCCGTTGGCACAACTCTCACCGGATCGCTACAATTAA